The stretch of DNA GATTCGATTTGGTTTAGTTTGATTCGATTTGGTTTGGTTCGGtctggttcaatttggtctgaTCCGATTTAATTTGGTTCGGTCTGGtctggtttggtttggttcggTCCGATTCGGTTTGATTTGGTTCAGTTTAGTTTGGTTTGGTTCGGTCCGATTTGATTTGGTTTAATTTGGTCTGGTTCGGTTCGATTCGTTTCGGTTCGGTCTGGTTCAGTTCATTTTGGTTCAATTCGGTCCGGTTCGGTTCAATTCGGTTTGGTCCAATCCGGTTCGGTTGGTTCAGTTCGGTCTGGTCCGGTCCAGTCCAGTTCGGTTCAGTTTGGTTTGGTCCAATCCGGTTCAATTTGGTCTGGTCTGGTTAAGTTTGGTCTGGTTCTGTTCGGTTCGATTCGGCATGGTTCGGTTAAATTCGATTCGGTTTGGGTTGATTCGGTCCAGTTAGGTCCAGTTCGGTTCAGTTCTGTCTGGTTTGGTTTGGTATGGTTCGGTCCAGTTTGGTTCAGTTTGGTCTGGTTCAGTTAAGTTTGGTTCAATCTGGTATGGTTCAATTCAGTTCAGCCTAGTTTgaattggtttggtttggttcagTCTGGTTCGGTTTGGTCCGGTTcaatttggtttggtttggttcggTTCAGTTTGATCTGGCTTGGTTCGGTCCGGTCCAGTCCGGTCTGGTTCAATTTGGTTTGGTCCGGTTTGGTCCAATTCTGTTCGGTTTGATCTGGCCTGGTCTGATTTGGTTCGGTTCGGTTCATTTTGGTATGGTTTGGTTCGATTCGATTTAGTCCGGTTTGGTCCGGTTCGGTTCGGTACGGTTCAGTCCggttttgttcaatttggtatgGTTTGGTTCACTTTGGTTCAATCCGGTCTGGTTCGGTTCAATTCAGTCTGGTTCGATTCGATTCGGTTCAGTTCGGTTCGATTCATTTTAGTTTGGTTTTGTCCAGTTCAGTTCGATCCAGCCTGGTCCTGTCTGGTctgattcaatttggttttgTCCGATCTAGTTTGGTTTGGTCCGCTTCTATTTATTCGATCCGGCCTGGTCTGAGTTGGTTCGGTTCTTTTTAGTTCGGTCTGGTTCGGTTCGATTCGATTCGGTTTGGGTTGATTCGATCCAGTTTGGTCCGGTTAGGTCCAGTTCGGTCCGATTTGGTTCAGTTCGACCTGGTTCGATTCAGTTTGGTTCGGTTCGGTTCAGTTTGGTCCGGTTAGGTCTAGTTCGGTCCGATTTGGTTTAGTTCGGCCTTGTTCGATTCAGTTTGGTTCAATCCGGCCTGGTTCGGTTCGATTAAGTCTGGTTCCATTCGTTTCGGTTATTCAGTCTGGTTTGGTTCGGTCTAGTTCATTTTGGTTTTGTTCGGTCTGGTCCGGTTCAGTTTGATCCAGCCTGGTCCAATCCGGTCCAGTCCAATTCAATTCGGTTTGATTCGGTTCAGTTCAGttcaataaagaataaaatgttaaatataaaattaaaaaaataaaatatgtacataagaGAAGTTTTGAAAACAACGATCGaagacaaaagagatttttAGAGTATCAGTTAGAAGTAAattctttataaattgaataattttcaaaataataatttatggtaaaactgaaaaagaaaagtaaggtatctatttgtattttgttcacaatttttaattttcatgagtagatttatgaaaaatacataattaattttttaaaatatttgttaaatgtaaaattaaaaaaaaatacgtacacaaaaaaatatgtttttaaaagtagtaaaatcaaagataattaattatacctAAGAATACTAATTAACATTTTCCTGacttttaataacttttatgAAAGATGAAGAGAATTAAttatggattaaatatatttttttctctaaaccttctaattagaattagttttataatatatgaaaataaatttgatctACTGCTACAACATAACACATATTGGTATCTTAAAAAAGGATTTTTACTTCTTGCACCCCAATatagaaaaaactaaaatatttctcGTATTGCATCACCTTATTGCCACCGTTATCATAGTTGTCGCCGCCCATCATCACCGTTGCGGTTATCATTGCACTTCCATTTTTACTATAGAGAAAGAAGGAGAGAAAAAATTGAGATGCCAAAAAATTCATTTCGGAAAGTTTACtctaaaacaaatttcatatatttttgaatgtttATTCTGAAAAGTTTATTGTGAAAATCTCGTTCTATAAGgtattaaatttgtttagaaTAACCTATTTCAAAAAAGTCACACAGAAGTTGTTAAAGTTTGCTAAAAAGCCCTAACTTGGCATAACTGGACCAAATATGAAATTCCACAAATGGATCCAAATAAAGTTTTCGTAACGTTTCAATTTCTCATTGTTTATTGAGACCACCTCCAACCATTCTCACAAGCCATTCAGGCTTTCCAATCAACAATACAATAAACCCTAAGCCAATTCCAAATATTATTCCACATCCATATCCTATAGCAACCGCTTCCCATCCAAATCCAAATCTTTCTTCTCCCCAGAAGCTCGGAGAAAATGGAAATTGTTGTTCAGTGTTGTTGCAGTTCATTGACAATGGGAACCCACATAGTCCTGAGTTTCCAATGTAAGAGTTatttgaaaaagtgttgaacTGTTCTCCATGCGGTATTTCTCCAACAAGATGGTTATAGGAAAGATCCAGGACTTCAAGAAAGTTTAAATTGGTTAATTCTGTGGGTATCCTACCAATGAGAACATTTGAGGAGAGATCCAATGATTCCAAGTTTGTCAAATTTCCAATGGATTTGGGAATAGGACCACTAAGTCTGTTATGAGACAAGTTGAGTCCTTTAAGAGCATGAAGCTCTCCAATTACACATGGAATCTCTCCTTCAAATCTGTTCCTGGATAAATCAATGGTTATAAAGTTTTTTGGAACCTTTTTGAATGTCATACTTATGGCTTTTGTTGTTATGGTTGCAAATTCAGTCACAGATCTGTTACTACTGTAAGGTTGCATGTATAGCTCGTCCTCTTTATAATGAATAACATTCTTCATgacttgaaaattttgtatgtagGATTTTGGTATTGAACCATTGAAGCAGTTGGATGAGATATCAAAAATTTGTAAACTTGAAAATCCTTGTTTCATCTTTAAACTTGGAATGGGACCGTACAATTTGTTGGCACGCAATACCAATACTGTCAACATCGGTAGAGTTTGAAGCCAGTCAGGAAATTTGTCCTCAATTTGATTGTTGGCAAGATTCAAGATCTCCAATTGTGTGCAATTGGACAAAGATTGTGGCAAAATACCTTCCAACTGGTTGTCATTGAGATTCAAAACACTGAGACAACTAGTCATTGAGAAGTTACTTGGTAATGTGCCATTTAGTTTGTTCCTTTGTAGATCCAAAATATAAAGGGCTGATAAGTTTGCAAGGCATGGTGGAATGATGCCTACCAACTTATTGTGAGATAAGAGGAGAACTTCAAGTAAACTTATATTACAAATTGAGGAAGACACATTGTCAGTGAGTAAATTGAAACTGAGATCAAGGAATTGGAGGTTGTAGTTCCTTGAAAATGGGTTCATTGGAGTTGTCAACAAGTTTTGGGATAggttcaaaaattttaatgaacCCATTTCATGTAACCACTTTGGCACTGTTCCTTTCAATTTGTTGTTGGATAGATCAAGTTCTGTCAACATTGGGACTTTTCCTGACAATTTTGGAAATTCAGACAAACCTAAAGAAGATAAATACAATCTCTCTAACCTAGGGAAACTATAATTGACGTTGTCAAAACCACTTAAGTTGTTTGATGATAAGCATAATTGGCCTAGATTTACAAGAGTGAAGATTGATTGTGGAATATTGCCCTGTAGCTTGTTGTTGCACAAATACAGAAACTCGAAGGACTGTGACACGATTGGACTTAAATGTCCTGTGAACTGATTATTTGATAGATCTAGTTCTAGCAAAGATGGTAAAGATAAACACCAAGCAGGAATCGTTTCATTTAGGAAGTTGTCATTGAAGTATAACCGAGTTAGGTTTGAAAGACTTGTTATTTTGTTGGGCAGAGGACCCTGCAATCTATTATGTGAAAGATCTAAGAAAACGAGATATTGAAGATTTAGAATTGACAATGGAATTTTACTGCTCAATTTATTCACTGAAAGATCCAAGAGAATGAGATGTTGAAGATTTGAAAGTGTTGATGGTAGCTCACCTCCTATGTTGTTATGATTCAAATCtaattcttgaaatttatttgacTGGGGAAAGACATTTGGGATTTGGCCACTGAATTGATTGAATCGAAGAtctaaaaaagttaaatgtgGAAgggttaaaagtgaggatggGATTGAACCATTGAGATATCTGTTTAGTGAGAGATCGAGAGAAGTAAGATAGGTGAAGTTGGAGAAAAAGGCAGGGATTGGCCCCTCAAACAGATTCATTGGAAGATCCAATACAGTAAGAGAAGCAGCACTACAACTCAAGTTCGGAAGCTGTTTGCAACCAGGGCCGAGATGAACAGATGACAAGTGTAACTGTTGAAGTTTTGGTAAACATAAGATGCCATTTTTCAAGTTTCCCCAGACTCCAGTGCCACGGAGACTAAGACTAACCAAAGAAGTAGACCTATTGAGAGACCTCATTGAACTTGAAGTCATATCTACATTATCCAAAATAAGCTCTCTTAAAATTGTTGCATTTTGTAGGAACTTCTTCCAACTGCTTTCTTTCCAGGTTAACATGTAATTATCAGAGAGATCGAGTGATTCTAATTTGGAAAGTTGTGAGATTTGAGAGGGAATTTCACCGTAAAAGTCACAAGTAGACAAATCGAGGTGTGTGAGACTCGCAAAGCCACCAAAGAGAGATGAAAGTGGAAAGTTGAAGAAATAATTGAAAGCAAGATTAAGTGACTGAAGATGAGAAAGATGGAAAAAAGTACTGTTCGGAAGGATTTCCGCGGAAAGGCCACTGCATGAGACATCAAGACCTATGACACGACCAGAGATGGAGTGGCAAGTAACACCAACCCATGAACAACAATCTGTCTCATTTTCCCATGTTGTTGTCTTTGGATCTACATCACTGCATTCAGCATAATTGCTATAAGCATAAGTGGCATCATCATAAGTGGGAGAGATATCTGCTGACTCAAAAGAAGAAGTGAGAGAGGTTTTGAATTGGAGCAAGGCAATTTTATCGTGAGGATGACATAAGGAATGAGAGATTGAGAAGTGAAACAACAACATATGGCAACACAGAAGAACAAACCACCCCGCCCATGACTCCATATTTAGCTGTGTTTAAGTGTGCATACGGATTAAGCAATCAAAGATGAACATTTATAGCCAAGATAAAATAGGAGATGGAGTTCTTTGATTGTGACACCTAAACACATGACTCA from Vigna unguiculata cultivar IT97K-499-35 chromosome 8, ASM411807v1, whole genome shotgun sequence encodes:
- the LOC114194059 gene encoding receptor-like protein 36, giving the protein MESWAGWFVLLCCHMLLFHFSISHSLCHPHDKIALLQFKTSLTSSFESADISPTYDDATYAYSNYAECSDVDPKTTTWENETDCCSWVGVTCHSISGRVIGLDVSCSGLSAEILPNSTFFHLSHLQSLNLAFNYFFNFPLSSLFGGFASLTHLDLSTCDFYGEIPSQISQLSKLESLDLSDNYMLTWKESSWKKFLQNATILRELILDNVDMTSSSMRSLNRSTSLVSLSLRGTGVWGNLKNGILCLPKLQQLHLSSVHLGPGCKQLPNLSCSAASLTVLDLPMNLFEGPIPAFFSNFTYLTSLDLSLNRYLNGSIPSSLLTLPHLTFLDLRFNQFSGQIPNVFPQSNKFQELDLNHNNIGGELPSTLSNLQHLILLDLSVNKLSSKIPLSILNLQYLVFLDLSHNRLQGPLPNKITSLSNLTRLYFNDNFLNETIPAWCLSLPSLLELDLSNNQFTGHLSPIVSQSFEFLYLCNNKLQGNIPQSIFTLVNLGQLCLSSNNLSGFDNVNYSFPRLERLYLSSLGLSEFPKLSGKVPMLTELDLSNNKLKGTVPKWLHEMGSLKFLNLSQNLLTTPMNPFSRNYNLQFLDLSFNLLTDNVSSSICNISLLEVLLLSHNKLVGIIPPCLANLSALYILDLQRNKLNGTLPSNFSMTSCLSVLNLNDNQLEGILPQSLSNCTQLEILNLANNQIEDKFPDWLQTLPMLTVLVLRANKLYGPIPSLKMKQGFSSLQIFDISSNCFNGSIPKSYIQNFQVMKNVIHYKEDELYMQPYSSNRSVTEFATITTKAISMTFKKVPKNFITIDLSRNRFEGEIPCVIGELHALKGLNLSHNRLSGPIPKSIGNLTNLESLDLSSNVLIGRIPTELTNLNFLEVLDLSYNHLVGEIPHGEQFNTFSNNSYIGNSGLCGFPLSMNCNNTEQQFPFSPSFWGEERFGFGWEAVAIGYGCGIIFGIGLGFIVLLIGKPEWLVRMVGGGLNKQ